From Deltaproteobacteria bacterium, a single genomic window includes:
- a CDS encoding MtaA/CmuA family methyltransferase gives MNLKERFLNRLQGKEVDVTPVGCTTTYGVVDFMTKCGYERPLADTDPLAMTELAMAGHTYGGFEWVKAMGWDIVALSEALGCELGTPKIDRQFYINKFPYADGVENLEFPSDFLSRGRFPAFKEHIKLLKERVGDQMAIFGETEGAFTCAANLVGPEQFIKWAIKKPDLLTKTLEVTKQAAIAAANFAFDNGVDFFVFAEPTSGPALLNPRLYEKLVMPVEKEIVSQIKGPVVLHICADTDPIIEFMCQSGAAGLSIEEKADLKRAVEIAHKYGVKIFGNVATATTLFSGTPEEVYKESIKTLENGTDFLCPGCGIAPRSPLENIVQIKKARDDYFK, from the coding sequence ATGAACTTAAAAGAACGTTTTTTAAACCGATTACAGGGCAAGGAAGTCGATGTCACCCCCGTAGGCTGTACCACCACCTACGGGGTGGTTGATTTTATGACGAAATGCGGCTACGAACGGCCCCTGGCCGATACCGATCCTCTGGCCATGACCGAGCTGGCCATGGCCGGACACACCTATGGGGGCTTCGAATGGGTCAAAGCCATGGGCTGGGACATCGTGGCCTTGAGCGAGGCCTTGGGCTGTGAGTTGGGAACCCCAAAAATCGACAGACAGTTTTACATCAATAAATTCCCCTATGCCGACGGCGTGGAGAATCTTGAGTTTCCCTCCGACTTCCTCTCCCGGGGCCGCTTCCCGGCTTTTAAGGAACACATAAAACTCCTTAAAGAACGGGTGGGAGATCAGATGGCCATCTTCGGTGAAACGGAAGGGGCCTTTACCTGCGCCGCCAACCTGGTCGGTCCCGAGCAATTCATCAAGTGGGCCATAAAAAAACCCGACCTGCTGACAAAAACCCTGGAGGTCACCAAGCAGGCGGCCATCGCCGCAGCCAACTTCGCCTTTGACAACGGGGTAGATTTTTTCGTTTTTGCCGAACCGACTTCCGGACCGGCCCTGTTGAATCCGCGGCTTTATGAGAAATTGGTCATGCCCGTGGAAAAAGAGATCGTCAGCCAGATCAAAGGTCCGGTGGTCCTGCACATCTGCGCCGATACCGATCCGATTATTGAGTTCATGTGCCAGAGCGGGGCTGCCGGGCTCAGTATTGAAGAAAAGGCGGACTTAAAACGGGCCGTGGAAATCGCCCACAAATACGGGGTCAAGATTTTCGGTAATGTGGCTACGGCCACCACCCTGTTCAGCGGTACGCCGGAGGAGGTGTATAAGGAATCGATCAAGACCCTGGAAAACGGCACGGATTTCCTTTGCCCGGGTTGCGGCATCGCCCCTCGCTCTCCGCTGGAGAACATTGTTCAAATAAAAAAGGCCAGGGACGACTATTTTAAATAG
- a CDS encoding TlpA family protein disulfide reductase, translating to MFIKGFWGIKILHPGRLGGLCLVLLLFGFSGCGENKGKTSWPKSGDKALDFVAQDLKGQTWTLDRVKGKVILLRFWTDQCPYCRYEMPVIEKYYRRLRPAGFEVLAVNVKQSPQVAEAFMAQMDITFPVLLDPSGKMAEHYKVYAVPTNFLIDRKGVLQNKLIGEAFQEENNLIKFLRNQFPDQMLQ from the coding sequence ATGTTTATAAAGGGATTTTGGGGAATTAAAATTCTGCACCCCGGTCGTCTCGGGGGTTTATGCCTGGTTCTGTTATTATTCGGGTTTTCGGGCTGCGGCGAAAACAAGGGGAAAACCTCCTGGCCGAAGTCCGGGGACAAGGCCCTGGATTTTGTCGCTCAGGATTTGAAAGGTCAAACCTGGACCCTGGATCGGGTCAAGGGGAAAGTGATTCTGCTCAGGTTCTGGACCGACCAATGCCCTTACTGCCGATATGAAATGCCGGTCATTGAAAAATATTACCGCCGGCTCCGGCCGGCGGGGTTCGAGGTCTTGGCTGTTAACGTCAAGCAAAGTCCTCAGGTGGCCGAAGCCTTCATGGCCCAGATGGATATCACCTTTCCGGTGCTCTTGGATCCATCCGGGAAGATGGCCGAACACTATAAGGTTTATGCGGTGCCGACCAATTTCCTGATCGATCGTAAGGGGGTCCTGCAAAATAAATTGATCGGGGAAGCCTTTCAAGAAGAAAATAATTTAATAAAATTTCTCCGGAATCAATTCCCGGACCAAATGCTTCAATAG